ctccaggacagcttgacgctcctcctctgacaggttcttcatggatgcctgctccctctgctccttcagaaagtcctcgtgcctctCCTGAGCAATTCGCTCTTCTTCATTGCGCTGCAGCAGGTACTCAGGCACCTGACCATAGTCCtgcaaacagaaggaggaaactttagacatgttttgaaataaaactgttgtaaCTAAACCATGTATTGAGTAATTCAAGAAAACACCTTTTTACGGCTGTATTTTGGGACAAGTCCTGAGTTTTCAAGGAGCTGCTTGGATCCTTTGTTGCTGTCTACAATTGTAGGATGCGGTTTCTTCGGCACCATTACAGTTGTGTTTAAACAGGCCTTCTTGGTGGGGATTCCCATGAGTGGGACCTCAGTCCTCAAAGGAACTGGTGGCTTTCTCACAGTGCGGACGTGCTTTGAGGGAGGTGTGTCTGAAAGAAcgcaaaaaaggaagaaactgataatcaacactcaaaagaaaatcaaacagcctAACTGGGGAACTCACTTTTACACACTCTCGCCTCTGTTGAGCGCTTCTTGAGGTAGTTATCAGGAGGCGACACCATTATTTTTGCCGGTCCCATAGTTCTCCTCGCATCCTTATTTGACTTGCTCTCAAGAAGCACAGCTGGCCTGTGCTTTGACATATACCTTTACCAAACAGACCGAAATAATCAATTACTACAGTCACTAAAATCATTTCAGAGGTTCAAGAAAAGAATAcaactgatcatttcttcattttcataacaaagttaagccaaaaaacacaactcctGTCACTTAAATAAGTCAATTGTGAGCTCCTTGTTGAGTAAATCCAACATAGATCaaatacttttgtgtgtgtgtgtgtgtgtgtgtgtgtgtgtgtgtgtgtgtgtgtgtgtgtgtgtgtgtgtgagggtaaacagcaaacaacaaagtaGTTAGCTACATTAGCATGGTGGCTAGCTAAGTGAGTTAGCTAAGATAATGTAACTCACAGCGGGGGTTTTTCAATCTtccgctctttctctggaaTGCAATTGTAGATGCTTTCTGGCGGCTTCACACCTTCAGGCATGTTGAATAATTTCAACCCAAAAGGTACGAATCAACTGAGTGGTTTCTGTGGCCGAATAATAACCTGAAGAAAAGCTTGCTCGAATTTGTTTGCCAACACAAGCGCAGgacagttgctaggcaacctgcGGAGGACGTGTTGCATTCTGGTATAGTAGGTATTTTTGAACGCATGTCTTCCCATGATATCTGATCTGTCACGTATAACCTTTATGCTCCTTGCTTTATATTCTGTCCGCACAGTGGTCTGCATACCATGGGTTTGTTTTAgctacagacgca
This portion of the Parambassis ranga chromosome 20, fParRan2.1, whole genome shotgun sequence genome encodes:
- the LOC114453237 gene encoding enkurin-like; the protein is MPEGVKPPESIYNCIPEKERKIEKPPLYMSKHRPAVLLESKSNKDARRTMGPAKIMVSPPDNYLKKRSTEARVCKNTPPSKHVRTVRKPPVPLRTEVPLMGIPTKKACLNTTVMVPKKPHPTIVDSNKGSKQLLENSGLVPKYSRKKDYGQVPEYLLQRNEEERIAQERHEDFLKEQREQASMKNLSEEERQAVLETLKKNWDKVHHEYQCLPLIIETLSRKTHKLRLEEAMTQLERDINLFERFKTIYIPSN